A stretch of the Sphingosinithalassobacter tenebrarum genome encodes the following:
- a CDS encoding L,D-transpeptidase family protein, whose amino-acid sequence MPGILRSARRHCAAGALSVLALGALPAAAQQTPSPAPRPSPTPAHPTPTPAPTAAPTPIVQPLPGQEGAASTAAPIALPTLGPAQEAELAGLLRERYVTQGLRYSEPPLLPERGPELVRAALDYAQAVRTGRLAPEDFQSDWGLRPTPYDPLPDFAAAVREDRLSQWIRSLPPPYSGYDALRDGLARYRAIEAAGGWEQVASGETLREGDTDPRVDALRKRLAVEDDQIITVETLTAEEQPDPNLFDTALTEAVKRAQTRYGLAVDGVVGPNTLAAINTPVGERIRQIMANMERWRWIPRQLPVHRVQVNIAATVLTLFEGDRPVGSMKVVTGQPGHETPMLSSTIHSIVLNPPWNVPSSIAANELWPKERRNPGYLARNDFRVIELGNGRTRLQQRAGPKSALGRYKFDFDNPYAVYLHDTPAQATFDRVNRLASHGCIRLARPAALARLLLADNPDWEVAKINETIASGDTVRADLKTPVEVFLLYWTAYVGSEGTMYFLNDPYGWDAVLADKIESRAQAQQVADR is encoded by the coding sequence ATGCCCGGGATCCTGCGATCCGCCCGCCGTCACTGCGCCGCCGGAGCGCTGAGCGTGCTTGCGCTCGGAGCGCTCCCCGCCGCCGCGCAGCAAACGCCTAGCCCCGCCCCGCGCCCGAGCCCTACCCCGGCGCATCCGACACCGACTCCCGCGCCCACAGCCGCGCCGACACCGATCGTGCAGCCGCTGCCAGGCCAGGAGGGCGCGGCATCCACGGCCGCTCCGATCGCGCTGCCGACTCTCGGCCCCGCGCAGGAAGCCGAACTCGCCGGGCTGTTGCGCGAACGCTATGTCACGCAGGGCCTGCGCTACAGCGAACCGCCGCTGCTGCCCGAAAGGGGCCCCGAACTGGTCCGAGCGGCGCTCGACTATGCGCAGGCGGTGCGCACCGGAAGGCTCGCGCCGGAGGATTTCCAGTCCGACTGGGGCCTGCGTCCGACGCCCTATGATCCGCTCCCGGATTTCGCCGCCGCGGTGCGCGAGGACAGGCTGAGCCAGTGGATCCGATCGCTGCCTCCGCCCTATTCGGGCTATGATGCGTTGCGTGACGGGCTTGCCCGCTATCGCGCGATCGAGGCCGCCGGCGGCTGGGAGCAGGTCGCGAGCGGCGAGACGCTGCGCGAAGGTGACACCGATCCGCGCGTCGACGCGCTGCGCAAGCGGCTGGCCGTCGAGGACGATCAGATCATCACCGTCGAGACGCTGACCGCCGAGGAGCAGCCCGACCCCAATCTGTTCGACACCGCGCTGACCGAAGCGGTGAAGCGCGCCCAGACCCGCTACGGCCTGGCGGTCGACGGCGTGGTGGGTCCGAACACCCTCGCCGCGATCAACACTCCCGTCGGCGAGCGCATCCGCCAGATCATGGCGAATATGGAGCGCTGGCGCTGGATTCCGCGCCAGCTGCCGGTCCATCGCGTTCAGGTGAACATCGCCGCCACCGTGCTGACTCTGTTCGAAGGCGATCGCCCCGTCGGATCGATGAAGGTGGTGACGGGCCAGCCCGGCCATGAAACGCCGATGCTTTCCTCTACCATCCACAGCATCGTGCTCAATCCGCCCTGGAACGTGCCCTCCTCGATCGCCGCGAACGAATTGTGGCCGAAGGAACGCCGCAATCCCGGCTATCTCGCCCGCAATGATTTCCGGGTGATCGAGCTGGGCAACGGCCGCACGCGGCTGCAACAGCGCGCGGGACCGAAAAGCGCGCTCGGCCGCTACAAGTTCGATTTCGACAATCCCTATGCCGTCTATCTGCACGACACGCCCGCCCAGGCGACGTTCGATCGCGTCAATCGGCTCGCGAGCCACGGCTGCATCCGGCTGGCCCGGCCCGCGGCGCTGGCGCGGCTGCTGCTCGCCGACAATCCCGACTGGGAAGTCGCCAAGATCAACGAGACGATCGCGTCGGGCGACACGGTGCGCGCGGACCTGAAGACCCCGGTGGAAGTATTTCTGCTTTACTGGACGGCCTATGTCGGCTCTGAAGGGACGATGTATTTCCTGAACGACCCTTATGGCTGGGACGCCGTACTGGCCGACAAGATCGAAAGCCGCGCCCAGGCGCAGCAGGTCGCCGACCGCTGA
- a CDS encoding DUF2141 domain-containing protein, with the protein MLLPAALLVTAAAPDAGPPGAAIEIAVTNVESSEGRVHIEICPERLFLKDCPYVGEAPARQGTTRVIVRNVPPGRYAAQGYHDRDGDGKADRNFLGLPTEAVGFSNNAMTRLAKPRFGDAAFDHGTSDQRITFEMKKFL; encoded by the coding sequence GTGCTGCTGCCTGCCGCCCTTCTCGTCACCGCCGCCGCGCCCGACGCCGGCCCGCCTGGCGCTGCGATCGAAATCGCCGTTACCAATGTCGAAAGCAGCGAAGGCAGGGTTCACATCGAAATCTGCCCGGAGCGTCTGTTCCTCAAGGACTGCCCCTATGTCGGCGAAGCGCCCGCCCGGCAGGGAACGACAAGGGTGATCGTGCGCAACGTGCCGCCCGGCCGCTATGCCGCGCAGGGATATCATGATCGCGACGGCGACGGGAAAGCCGACCGCAATTTCCTGGGGCTGCCGACCGAGGCGGTGGGCTTTTCCAACAACGCGATGACTCGGCTCGCCAAACCCCGCTTTGGCGATGCCGCTTTCGATCACGGAACTTCCGATCAGCGTATCACGTTCGAAATGAAGAAGTTTCTTTGA
- a CDS encoding LytTR family DNA-binding domain-containing protein, which translates to MSAAPRPARSPQTIALRWIAVTLAAGVAMGLLGPFGSYSNPGLLPRIGYWVGAMLLGLLLFAPTCLWVMRITPPGSRWHWPLLLAATLIVTIPEAAATRFIAFGLWPELAELKLGLLLWYGQAVVIAVPIVALMAWRLREMIGDGRVAPVAETASQAIPADVIALQMEDHYVRVHTLHGSSLLLMPLGQAIAGTRREGLRTHRSWWVARDAVERVEGNARSMRLHLSNGLIAPVARSAVTRLREARWIADV; encoded by the coding sequence ATGTCCGCCGCGCCCCGCCCCGCCCGTTCGCCACAGACGATCGCCCTGCGATGGATCGCAGTCACACTGGCGGCCGGTGTCGCAATGGGGTTGCTCGGTCCGTTCGGCAGCTATTCGAACCCGGGGCTTTTGCCGCGCATCGGATACTGGGTGGGTGCGATGCTGCTTGGACTGTTGCTGTTCGCGCCGACATGCCTTTGGGTGATGCGAATCACGCCGCCGGGAAGTCGCTGGCACTGGCCGCTGCTGCTCGCCGCCACGCTGATCGTGACGATCCCCGAAGCGGCGGCCACGCGCTTCATTGCCTTTGGCCTGTGGCCCGAACTGGCCGAACTGAAGCTGGGGCTGCTGCTATGGTATGGGCAGGCCGTGGTCATTGCCGTGCCGATCGTCGCGCTGATGGCATGGCGATTGCGCGAGATGATCGGCGATGGCCGCGTCGCTCCTGTCGCCGAAACCGCTTCGCAGGCCATTCCCGCCGACGTGATCGCGCTGCAGATGGAGGATCATTATGTGCGCGTGCATACCCTCCACGGATCCTCGCTGCTGCTGATGCCGCTGGGCCAGGCGATCGCGGGCACTCGGCGCGAAGGCCTGCGCACGCACCGGTCGTGGTGGGTGGCGCGCGACGCTGTCGAACGTGTCGAGGGCAATGCCAGGTCGATGCGGCTCCATCTGTCGAACGGCCTCATCGCCCCGGTAGCGCGATCGGCGGTGACTCGGCTGCGCGAGGCACGCTGGATCGCGGACGTCTAG